A part of Maridesulfovibrio hydrothermalis AM13 = DSM 14728 genomic DNA contains:
- a CDS encoding HD-GYP domain-containing protein, translating into MADNLKTIKKKDVKPGMFIQSYGKGTFRDPFVEVGQFVRSFKDIVKYLPDDIENVEILTDKILPPPTGRRKGASRTAKVAAREMAEALPAARRVHDEALNYARKFIDGVRIGKTIEVEDAVPIIGQVIDSISTNEPAALTLAFLKRYDEYTYTHSINVNLYALLLGKALGLDREQLKLLGLAAMFHDVGKGRIPNKVLNKPGKLTDDEFKVMKSHSLQGLKVLSDVEGLDESVLRGVVEHHERYDGKGYPRQLIGVEIHPFARIIAIADVYDALTSVRVYKEAMTPSKTLSLMYKWKDTDFDSDYFNCFIKVMGIYPPGTMVQLTDERFALVLETNEDTPAKPKVKILFSRKMQPVPSECIDLSTCNNNGQSLKVLRQPDPAELGVDMKQLSRFLV; encoded by the coding sequence ATGGCTGATAATTTAAAGACTATTAAAAAGAAAGATGTGAAGCCGGGCATGTTTATTCAGAGCTACGGTAAGGGAACTTTTAGAGATCCTTTTGTTGAGGTCGGGCAATTCGTTAGATCGTTTAAAGATATTGTCAAATATCTTCCGGATGATATTGAAAACGTTGAGATTCTTACTGATAAGATCCTCCCGCCGCCAACCGGCAGACGTAAAGGAGCATCGCGCACGGCTAAGGTTGCTGCAAGGGAGATGGCTGAAGCCCTTCCCGCGGCTCGCAGAGTTCATGATGAGGCTTTAAATTATGCCCGCAAATTTATTGATGGTGTCAGAATCGGTAAAACGATTGAGGTCGAGGATGCCGTGCCCATTATCGGGCAGGTTATCGACAGTATCTCCACCAATGAGCCAGCCGCACTTACCCTCGCTTTTCTTAAAAGGTATGATGAGTATACGTATACCCATAGCATCAATGTCAATCTCTACGCGCTTCTTTTAGGTAAGGCTCTCGGACTTGATCGGGAGCAGCTCAAGTTGCTCGGCCTTGCAGCCATGTTTCATGATGTAGGCAAAGGACGCATTCCCAATAAAGTCTTGAACAAGCCCGGCAAGCTCACAGATGACGAGTTTAAAGTCATGAAAAGTCATTCTTTGCAAGGTCTTAAGGTCTTGAGTGATGTGGAGGGGCTTGATGAATCTGTGCTGCGCGGAGTTGTGGAGCATCACGAACGTTATGACGGGAAAGGATATCCCCGTCAGCTGATCGGGGTTGAGATTCATCCTTTTGCACGCATCATTGCTATCGCCGATGTCTACGATGCATTGACCAGTGTGAGAGTTTATAAAGAGGCTATGACACCTTCCAAGACGCTCAGCTTGATGTATAAATGGAAGGATACCGATTTTGACTCAGATTACTTTAATTGTTTCATCAAGGTTATGGGAATCTATCCTCCCGGAACAATGGTTCAACTCACAGATGAGCGGTTCGCTCTGGTGCTTGAAACAAATGAAGATACGCCTGCAAAGCCCAAGGTAAAGATTTTATTCAGCCGTAAAATGCAGCCTGTTCCATCTGAGTGCATTGACCTGTCTACCTGCAATAATAATGGCCAGAGTTTAAAAGTGCTCCGCCAGCCTGATCCGGCTGAGTTGGGTGTGGATATGAAACAGCTCAGCCGTTTTCTCGTCTAG
- a CDS encoding PAS domain-containing sensor histidine kinase has product MNDKSLTEKTYPENCQCPPKVAAQHKQLKERFGTALIDSVPNLSFITNKNREVVFFNKALVETIGYDNENCIFGQRPGELLHCCNTQNNQCGESSLCNQCGASLAIETAITGQVGDEECMLLSNVDGLIKSYTFKVTAAPLVIDDEPYCIVHLTDISDRKNKEIVEKLFLHDLLNAVNGIVNAGTLLKEEAARESTQELADMIVDRAFFMTNEINAHRLFVSAENKQLEVHYEPVSIPKIFESISKFFSGNPLAKDKNITLTQNIENFEITTDKRILYRILENLIKNALEASPIGGTVGIKAMQKKDTATFTITNQGGIPLTVAHQIFKRSFSTKGKGRGLGTYSVKMFTENYLSGRVWFDSSNEDGTNFYVKLPVNPNENSFED; this is encoded by the coding sequence ATGAACGACAAAAGCCTTACAGAAAAAACGTACCCTGAAAACTGCCAGTGTCCGCCGAAAGTTGCGGCGCAACATAAGCAGCTTAAAGAAAGATTTGGCACGGCTCTCATCGACTCCGTGCCGAACCTTTCATTTATAACCAATAAAAACAGGGAAGTCGTTTTTTTTAACAAAGCCCTTGTCGAGACTATAGGCTATGACAACGAAAATTGTATTTTCGGCCAGCGTCCCGGCGAACTGCTCCATTGCTGCAATACACAAAACAACCAGTGCGGAGAATCATCACTCTGTAATCAATGCGGAGCATCGCTCGCCATCGAAACAGCCATTACCGGCCAGGTCGGCGATGAAGAATGCATGCTGCTTTCAAATGTAGACGGCTTAATCAAATCCTACACCTTCAAAGTGACGGCAGCCCCGCTTGTAATTGATGATGAACCTTACTGCATAGTACATCTTACGGATATTTCTGACCGCAAAAACAAAGAAATTGTTGAAAAATTGTTCCTGCATGACCTGCTGAACGCAGTTAACGGCATCGTTAATGCCGGAACTCTGCTCAAAGAAGAAGCTGCCAGAGAAAGTACTCAGGAACTTGCGGATATGATTGTGGACCGGGCTTTTTTCATGACCAATGAAATTAACGCTCACCGCTTATTCGTCTCTGCGGAAAATAAACAGCTTGAGGTTCATTACGAACCAGTATCAATTCCAAAAATATTCGAATCCATCAGCAAATTCTTCTCCGGCAACCCGCTTGCCAAAGACAAAAACATTACCCTGACCCAGAATATTGAAAATTTTGAGATCACAACTGATAAACGCATCCTTTACCGCATCCTCGAAAATCTCATCAAAAATGCGCTGGAAGCTTCACCTATCGGTGGAACTGTCGGAATCAAAGCCATGCAAAAAAAAGATACAGCCACCTTTACCATCACCAACCAAGGCGGCATCCCGTTAACAGTGGCACACCAGATCTTCAAACGCTCCTTCTCAACCAAAGGAAAAGGACGAGGACTTGGCACTTACAGCGTAAAGATGTTCACCGAAAACTATCTGAGCGGCAGGGTCTGGTTCGACTCATCCAATGAGGACGGTACAAATTTCTATGTAAAACTGCCGGTCAACCCAAACGAAAATTCCTTCGAAGATTAA
- a CDS encoding META domain-containing protein encodes MKNKPAYKHFLLTAAAILILFSAGCATHSAGPYNTSAMNTKWLLEDINGMGLIDFAHIWLRFDDDSKIYGSGGCNSFRGHYTYENGEFKTGPLAMTRKACPSAIDTQEFKFMQALENVRTIHTQNGMLYMQGGGSTLRFSNSH; translated from the coding sequence ATGAAAAACAAACCCGCCTATAAACACTTCCTGTTAACTGCCGCCGCCATCCTTATCCTGTTTTCTGCCGGCTGTGCAACGCATTCAGCCGGTCCGTACAACACCAGTGCCATGAACACAAAATGGCTCTTAGAAGACATCAACGGTATGGGATTAATCGATTTTGCCCACATATGGCTGCGCTTCGACGACGACAGCAAAATTTACGGCTCCGGCGGCTGCAACAGCTTCAGAGGTCATTACACATATGAAAATGGGGAATTCAAAACAGGACCCCTTGCCATGACCAGAAAAGCCTGCCCAAGCGCAATAGACACTCAAGAATTCAAATTCATGCAAGCTCTGGAAAATGTCCGCACAATTCACACCCAGAACGGAATGCTCTACATGCAGGGCGGAGGAAGCACTCTGCGTTTTTCAAACTCACATTAA
- the greA gene encoding transcription elongation factor GreA, which translates to MSNIPISKEGYEKLKKELNDLKKERPEIIQAIKEAREEGDLKENGGYHAARERQGMLEAKINYIESRIPQFNVIDIATLGGPKITFGATVELEDIETGDEKVYTIMGPDESDFKKGIISIESPVGKALLGKEEGDEVIVNAPRGKIEYGIVSVTFKGVAS; encoded by the coding sequence ATGAGCAATATACCCATTTCAAAAGAAGGCTACGAGAAGCTTAAAAAAGAGCTTAATGATCTGAAAAAAGAACGTCCTGAGATAATTCAGGCTATCAAAGAAGCGCGCGAAGAAGGCGACCTGAAAGAAAACGGCGGCTACCACGCAGCCCGTGAAAGACAGGGAATGCTTGAAGCAAAAATCAACTACATCGAATCCCGCATCCCTCAGTTCAATGTCATCGACATAGCAACACTGGGTGGCCCGAAAATAACATTCGGCGCGACCGTTGAACTTGAAGATATCGAAACCGGGGACGAAAAAGTCTACACCATCATGGGTCCTGACGAGAGTGACTTCAAAAAAGGCATCATCTCTATTGAATCCCCTGTAGGCAAAGCTCTTCTGGGTAAAGAAGAAGGTGATGAAGTTATCGTCAACGCCCCTCGCGGTAAAATTGAGTACGGCATTGTCTCTGTAACTTTTAAAGGAGTTGCTTCCTAA